One Gossypium hirsutum isolate 1008001.06 chromosome A11, Gossypium_hirsutum_v2.1, whole genome shotgun sequence genomic window carries:
- the LOC107954277 gene encoding DNA damage-repair/toleration protein DRT100-like translates to MFGQLPSTLQNSGDLVMLDLSGNHFSGSVLTWIGDKLSSLVILSLRSNNFDGHIPHKICDLQFLQNLDLGHNNISGVIPKCFRNLLTGNIPDNIGNMELMESLDLSMNRLNGEIPPSFSNLNFLNHFNVSYNNLTGQIPISTQL, encoded by the exons ATGTTTGGACAATTACCCTCCACGTTGCAAAATTCTGGTGATTTAGTTATGCTTGATCTTAGTGGAAATCATTTTAGTGGAAGTGTACTGACATGGATTGGTGATAAGCTCTCAAGCCTTGTGATTCTAAGCCTTCGATCAAATAACTTTGATGGTCATATTCCTCATAAAATTTGTGatcttcaatttcttcaaaacttgGACCTTGGCCACAACAACATTTCTGGAGTTATTCCAAAATGTTTCA GGAATCTCCTAACAGGAAATATACCAGACAACATTGGCAACATGGAGTTGATGGAATCTCTTGATTTGTCCATGAATCGACTAAATGGTGAAATCCCTCCAAGTTTCTCCAATTTGAATTTCTTGAATCACTTCAATGTGTCCTACAACAACTTGACAGGACAAATTCCAATAAGCACTCAGCTTTAA
- the LOC107954266 gene encoding receptor-like protein EIX2, whose protein sequence is MAIATMTTLPISLFPFLLLIRAFYFSICDANSNILCIQSEREALLKFKNDLTDPSNRLSSWVEGGDCCKWIGVVCHNSTGHVNQLHLAAPPLSPSALGGKINPSLLELKHLNSLDLSYNSFSSIHIPKFFGLLESLTYLNLSCAQFQGAIPHNLGNLSKLQYLDLGGNYHEQKSLQWVSGLYSLQHLDLSGADLSKATDWVQVTFKLPSLLELHLPGCSLEDDPSFISVNSTNSLIVLDLSENSFSSVPKSIFSLHGLVSIDLRFNSLDGPIPDYFGNISFLEVLDLTSSHLNSSIPNSLYGLNRLQFLSLSDNELQGTISSAIGNLSSVTHLDLSLNYMLEGRLPTSLEYLCKLKEMDLSYNKIEGGISEILQSLSRCCLDSLESLIMTNNQLSGHLTDQLGQFKNLSYLSLAQNKISGPIPSSIGTYHL, encoded by the coding sequence ATGGCAATTGCAACCATGACTACTCTTCCAATTTCCTTATTCccttttcttcttctcattcGCGCTTTCTATTTTAGCATTTGTGATGCCAATTCCAACATACTTTGCATCCAAAGTGAGAGAGAAGCTCTTTTGAAATTCAAGAATGATCTCACTGATCCTTCAAACAGGTTATCTTCTTGGGTTGAAGGAGGGGATTGCTGTAAATGGATTGGTGTCGTCTGCCATAACTCAACAGGCCACGTCAACCAACTGCACTTGGCTGCTCCGCCTCTTTCACCTTCAGCCCTAGGAGGCAAAATAAATCCTTCACTGCTGGAGTTGAAGCATCTCAATTCCCTGGACTTGAGCTATAACAGTTTTAGCAGCATACATATCCCGAAATTTTTCGGTTTGCTGGAGAGTTTAACATATCTTAACCTCTCTTGTGCACAGTTTCAGGGAGCAATTCCTCATAACCTTGGGAATCTCTCAAAGTTGCAGTATCTTGATCTTGGAGGTAATTACCACGAACAAAAAAGTCTTCAATGGGTTTCTGGACTTTATTCCTTGCAGCACCTTGATTTGAGTGGTGCGGATCTTTCTAAAGCAACTGATTGGGTACAGGTAACATTCAAACTTCCTTCTTTGTTAGAGTTGCACTTGCCAGGTTGTAGTTTAGAAGATGACCCATCTTTCATCAGTGTCAATTCTACAAATTCACTGATTGTTCTTGATCTTTCTGAGAACAGCTTTTCTTCAGTACCTAAGTCGATATTTAGTCTTCATGGTCTTGTGTCCATTGATCTTAGATTCAATTCTTTGGATGGCCCAATTCCAGATTACTTTGGCAACATCTCGTTTCTTGAAGTTCTTGATCTTACTTCGAGTCATCTCAATTCATCCATACCCAACTCCTTGTACGGTTTAAACCGTCTTCAGTTCCTTAGTCTTAGTGATAACGAGTTACAAGGAACAATCTCGAGTGCCATTGGAAACTTGAGCTCTGTTACTCACCTTGATCTTTCTTTAAATTATATGTTGGAAGGAAGATTACCAACCTCACTGGAATATCTGTGCAAATTGAAGGAGATGGATTTgtcatataataaaattgaagGTGGAATATCAGAAATCCTACAAAGTTTGTCTAGATGTTGTTTGGATTCCTTAGAGTCATTGATTATGACCAATAACCAACTTTCTGGCCATTTAACTGATCAACTTGGACAATTTAAAAATCTATCTTACTTGTCCCTTGCTCAAAACAAAATTTCTGGTCCCATTCCATCATCGATAGGGACTTATCATCTTTGA
- the LOC121210081 gene encoding receptor-like protein EIX2, producing MVTLYIDTNLLIGEIPDCWNHWEILAYLNLENNHLTGKIPPTLGYTDPFMLNLRNNSMFGELPSTLQNSRDLIMIDLSENHFSGSVPAWIGDKLSSLVILSLRSNNFVGHIPHKICDLQFLQNLDLSQNNISGVIPKCFNNFSAMATKNKTNNEVSAPLVIDFPFYFKALLVLKGREDEYGSTLGLVTNIDLSANNLTGEIPKEIGSLVGLLSLNFSGNLLTGNIPDTIGNMELMESLDLSMNRLNGEIPPSFSKLNFLNHFNVSYNNLTGQIPTSTQLQSFENLSYVGNHLCGPPLTKTAVQKVFQLML from the coding sequence ATGGTAACTCTTTACATTGATACAAATCTACTCATTGGAGAAATTCCAGATTGTTGGAATCATTgggaaattttagcttatttgaATTTAGAAAACAACCATTTGACAGGGAAAATCCCACCTACTTTGGGATATACAGATCCTTTTATGTTAAACCTTCGAAACAATAGCATGTTTGGAGAATTGCCATCCACATTGCAAAACTCTAGAGATTTGATTATGATTGATCTCAGTGAAAATCATTTCAGTGGAAGTGTACCAGCATGGATTGGTGATAAGCTCTCGAGCCTTGTGATTCTGAGCCTTCGATCAAATAACTTTGTTGGTCATATCCCTCATAAAATTTGTGATCTTCAATTTCTTCAGAACTTGGACCTTTCCCAAAACAACATTTCAGGAGTTATTCCAAAATGTTTCAATAATTTTAGTGCAATGGCCACAAAAAACAAAACCAATAATGAAGTTTCTGCGCCGTTAGTCATTgatttcccattttattttaaaGCATTATTGGTGTTGAAAGGACGAGAGGATGAATATGGTAGCACGCTAGGACTTGTTACCAATATAGACCTTTCAGCTAATAATCTCACTGGAGAGATCCCCAAAGAAATTGGTAGTCTCGTTGGACTATTGTCTTTAAATTTTTCAGGGAATCTCCTAACAGGAAATATACCAGACACCATTGGCAACATGGAGTTAATGGAATCTCTTGATTTGTCGATGAATCGATTGAATGGTGAAATCCCTCCGAGTTTCTCCAAATTGAATTTCTTAAACCACTTCAATGTGTCCTACAACAACTTGACAGGACAAATCCCAACAAGCACTCAGCTTCAAAGCTTTGAAAACTTGTCTTACGTGGGAAATCATCTTTGTGGACCTCCTCTCACTAAAACTGCAGTACAAAAGGTTTTTCAACTGATGTTGTGA